The following are from one region of the Streptomyces decoyicus genome:
- a CDS encoding GNAT family N-acetyltransferase, with protein sequence MTFPEAGVPPDLQTQVSELRDEAWPPDSSSAPGTFAHDPALRPVSMLLVDGATVLAALDILTKQLVHDGERFRAAGLSTVVTRGAARGQGHGRRLVTAAREAMAAMNPDIGLFTCDRPLRSFYESAGWHHLPGAVLVGGTPLAPFPSDRPGFDKVTMADFFSPRGRRHRSSFPHSRIELYPGEIDRLW encoded by the coding sequence ATGACCTTCCCTGAAGCCGGTGTCCCACCCGATCTCCAGACGCAGGTGTCGGAGCTGCGGGACGAGGCGTGGCCGCCGGATTCCTCGTCGGCGCCCGGCACCTTCGCCCACGACCCGGCGCTGCGGCCGGTGTCGATGCTGCTCGTCGACGGTGCCACGGTGCTCGCCGCGCTGGACATCCTCACCAAACAACTCGTCCATGACGGAGAGCGGTTCCGGGCCGCGGGGCTGAGCACGGTGGTGACCCGTGGTGCCGCCCGCGGCCAGGGACACGGCCGCCGTCTGGTGACGGCCGCCCGTGAAGCAATGGCAGCCATGAATCCGGACATCGGCCTGTTCACCTGCGACCGGCCGCTCCGGTCCTTCTACGAGAGCGCGGGCTGGCACCACCTGCCCGGCGCGGTACTCGTCGGCGGTACGCCCCTGGCCCCGTTTCCCAGCGACCGCCCCGGCTTCGACAAGGTCACCATGGCCGACTTCTTCTCGCCCCGGGGCCGCCGGCATCGGTCGTCCTTTCCGCACTCCCGCATCGAGTTGTACCCGGGCGAGATCGACAGACTGTGGTGA
- a CDS encoding DUF3662 domain-containing protein, whose translation MGLLMRWERVVEDCESALLAKIFRTDPVQLFDALRQECDGHAVVCSQSRVLVPNDYTVELAKEVHDELAEGGGQVGQQLTDVLARHAVDRGYEWAGPLTVHVTAADVPNGRYRISSAALAHIPAGAAGPQGM comes from the coding sequence ATGGGATTGCTGATGCGTTGGGAACGAGTGGTGGAGGACTGCGAGAGCGCGCTGCTGGCCAAGATTTTCCGGACCGATCCGGTCCAGTTGTTCGACGCGCTACGGCAGGAGTGTGACGGCCATGCGGTCGTCTGCAGCCAGAGCAGAGTCCTCGTGCCCAATGACTACACGGTCGAACTCGCGAAAGAGGTGCACGATGAACTGGCCGAAGGCGGCGGGCAGGTGGGGCAGCAACTGACCGATGTGCTGGCCCGGCATGCCGTCGACCGCGGATACGAATGGGCGGGGCCCCTCACCGTCCACGTCACCGCCGCCGACGTGCCGAACGGCCGGTACCGCATATCGAGCGCGGCCCTCGCGCACATTCCTGCCGGTGCCGCCGGCCCCCAAGGGATGTGA
- a CDS encoding OmpA family protein produces the protein MNPPDTAALRAPGRRQAAPTLAGALVMVLTAGLLSACGDAPRLDACAWMKEPVDTAGRTVVLVDDSASVRGKTAGRDYAHSIGRLLAEVVDRKDTISVGSFSGDSAQITWIAKDRSTDWVKDNDNSINQKKRKQQAAGCLTDLVGKAESATPQSGGSNVLAALTAGVSSLDGASGSRSLLVLTDGLSTTGCADLRAAAFRDTSEVNAIARVCAARDEIPSLTGVDLTLAGLGQPATDQPAPTAAQRTWLTALWRKLCGADTAAPGTSCTLAPTAIGTAGRRAPGKKQPQDPAIHYADDRPETYQLPGAALFDTNSSTVRPQALPLLNDVAVRARTTPGSRVAVLGYVDPRGRPDNNQQLSQARANAVKKVLTGLGVKRVTAHGRGLPTGCSKPAHAAGSRMTAEEKLQCDRRVDIEIIRK, from the coding sequence GTGAACCCACCGGACACCGCAGCACTCCGGGCACCCGGGCGCCGTCAGGCAGCGCCCACGCTCGCCGGAGCCCTCGTGATGGTGCTCACGGCCGGCCTCCTCAGCGCATGCGGCGACGCGCCACGCCTGGACGCCTGCGCCTGGATGAAGGAGCCCGTGGACACCGCGGGCCGCACCGTGGTCCTCGTCGACGACTCCGCCTCCGTACGGGGCAAGACCGCCGGACGCGACTACGCCCACAGCATCGGCCGGCTCCTCGCGGAGGTGGTCGACCGCAAGGACACGATCTCGGTGGGCAGCTTCAGCGGCGACTCGGCACAGATCACCTGGATCGCCAAGGACCGCTCGACCGACTGGGTCAAGGACAACGACAACTCGATCAATCAAAAGAAGCGGAAGCAGCAAGCGGCCGGCTGCCTGACCGACCTCGTCGGCAAGGCCGAAAGCGCCACCCCCCAAAGCGGTGGCAGCAACGTCCTTGCGGCGCTCACGGCAGGCGTCTCCTCACTGGACGGCGCATCCGGCAGCCGCAGTCTCCTCGTACTGACCGACGGGCTCTCCACCACCGGCTGCGCCGATCTGCGCGCGGCCGCCTTCCGGGACACGAGCGAGGTCAACGCCATCGCCCGGGTCTGCGCGGCCCGGGACGAGATACCGTCCCTGACCGGAGTGGACCTCACGCTCGCCGGGCTGGGCCAGCCGGCCACCGACCAGCCCGCTCCCACGGCGGCCCAGCGCACCTGGCTGACCGCCCTGTGGCGCAAGCTGTGCGGCGCGGACACGGCCGCTCCCGGCACCTCCTGCACCCTGGCCCCGACGGCCATCGGCACCGCCGGACGTCGGGCGCCGGGCAAGAAGCAGCCCCAGGACCCGGCGATCCACTACGCCGACGACCGTCCCGAGACCTACCAACTCCCCGGCGCCGCACTCTTCGACACCAACTCGTCCACCGTCCGCCCGCAGGCCCTGCCGCTGCTCAACGATGTCGCGGTCAGGGCCCGCACCACCCCCGGCAGCAGGGTCGCCGTCCTCGGCTATGTCGATCCGCGCGGCCGTCCGGACAACAACCAACAGCTGTCGCAGGCACGGGCGAACGCGGTGAAGAAGGTCCTGACCGGACTCGGGGTGAAGCGGGTGACGGCACACGGCCGGGGCCTGCCGACGGGGTGCTCGAAACCGGCCCATGCCGCAGGGAGCCGGATGACCGCCGAGGAAAAGCTCCAGTGCGACCGGCGCGTCGACATCGAAATCATCAGAAAGTGA
- a CDS encoding HIT family protein, producing MPGAGPRNPRTPRRAHRPGCPFCLIVRGRAPATVLREWPETIAIRPRHGGVTDGHLLVIPKVHVADVAEDPSVSATTMLRAAELAAEAGDCNVITSRGPSATQTVRHLHLHLVPRTDGDGLLLPWTTARPAER from the coding sequence GTGCCCGGCGCCGGCCCCCGGAATCCGCGGACTCCCCGTCGCGCTCATCGGCCCGGGTGTCCCTTCTGCCTCATCGTCCGGGGCCGGGCACCGGCAACGGTGCTGCGCGAGTGGCCGGAGACCATCGCCATCCGGCCGCGCCATGGAGGTGTCACCGACGGACATCTGCTGGTCATCCCCAAGGTGCATGTGGCCGATGTCGCCGAGGACCCGTCGGTCTCCGCGACCACCATGCTGCGCGCCGCCGAACTCGCGGCGGAGGCCGGCGACTGCAATGTGATCACCTCACGCGGTCCGTCGGCCACCCAAACCGTCCGCCATCTTCATCTCCACCTCGTCCCGCGCACCGACGGCGACGGCTTGCTTCTGCCGTGGACCACCGCCCGGCCCGCGGAGAGATGA